The following DNA comes from Rosa rugosa chromosome 5, drRosRugo1.1, whole genome shotgun sequence.
attcacatttcataccatgatttcctgccattCAAATGGGGCTATAGAGGTTTCTTAGAAAAAAGGTTCCGCGCgcgcggggggggggggttggtaTTTCAATTACCAAATTACATGTGCGATGTGCGTAACTTAATTAGAATACATAGGCCCGTTTGGTTGATAGGAAtatcaaaatagaaaaatgatttatttttctttctagaCCGATATAGAATGGAATAGGTTTTGATATTTCCATATGGGTGTTTGGAACATTAATGGAAATTAAATTatggaattaatttttcattacTATTGTAAAGATTGATAAGTCATAaaaatgaaatataaaattataattttcaaaacTAAAGTACAAATATGACATCAACTTATAAGGAATATTTaagtttaatttttctttttttgtttcaaaaaaaaaaaactataaggAATGTTGGCAGgagaatataaattttttagagagttaatttatgtaattttgcctttgacagtgggaaatggaatTATAATACCACTCATGCTAGGTAATTCTATTCTGGCTTTATGAGAAAGCCAATTTTCAGTCAGATCtcatttttatttcatttccaatctctaattaaaaccaaACGGCACCTctaaatggaaaatgaaattaaatcaCATTTAATATCATGATTTCCTGCCATTCAAACAGGGCATAGAGGTTTCTTAGAAAAGACATAATTGAATTGACAGGGAAATTAGACATGCAAATAATTGACAAAAGGCATTATGTATTAATTAAGAATGCCCGTAATTAGAAAATTGACCTCAGCAAATTATTAACAAGAGGCAAGATGTTTGTATTATTAAGATCATCCCAGAAGTATAGAGATTATGCTACAATTAATTTAGATTCACATTAAAAGTACACTATAGTAAACAGTGTCAAATTGCACTATAAAAGATTCATCATCCCACAAACTGTTATTGTACAGAAGTCTCAAACGTACGCTAAGCTAGGATGGCTTCATTCATGAAAAAGGTGGTTCTGCTAACGCTGCTTTTTCTGTTGTCAATGACACTGTCTAGTGATGGACTTGATCTCGGACGCAAGAGAAGACATATCACCATCTCAAATAGTTTGGACGGGAATACGGCTCTTACTGTTCACTGCAAATCCGGGGATGATGATATTGGTGCGAAAACCGTCCCCACTTTTGGAGTCTATGAATTCAGTTTTAAACCCAAAGTCTTACCACAAACTACACTGTACTTCTGTAGTTTTCAGTGGGAAGGTAATTTTCACTACTACGACGTGTATTTTGAGGGAATCGATTGTAGTGAGTGTATGTATTCGGTAAGGGGCCGGGGATCCAGCATATGCAGGTATAACTGGGACAAACAGAAAGATGATTGCTTTTATTGGAATAATTAAGGTTATTGGTATCATGATCATGCATGTCTTGATTGACATGTTAATATAAAAATAATACGAGTACATGCTGTACCtcgatcttttattttttcataaagaatagtatttttcttttcttcttagaCGCCAGCAACTCAAGTACTTTGGTTTGTAGTTTGATTGGAGAGAAGAAAGTTACTATACATGGTTGCAATATTATTACGTGATTTCATATTTTTAGTCAATAACTGAGAATTTACAACAAAATAAGCAGTAGTGACACTAGACTAATCCGTATGTCATAATTTGACAAACACCTACTTCCAACAAAAAAAATGGCCGATCTATACTTAACAATGAACAGTTGGCTGATCATTTGAATTTTATGTTTCATTATATTGATCCAATAAGACCTAAGAGCTTGTAGAGACCTTAGTAATGTTAAAGAGTAGTCACCCACCCCTTTCTTCGTTGACCGTCTTTTCCTATTTCCAGGCCAACAAATTCTCAACTCAATTAATGTATTAATATATCGGGTAAACTAGTTTGATAGAACAGTATACTAATTTGAAATTTAGTTAAGTTAGTCTACTtataggcctcgtttggttcacggaagggaaatcaattcccttgtctttccTGTGGGGAAGGGAAACTGAAGTTCCTGTCAGatttcctttcctgtgtttggtaaagcagggaaaGCATCCAGGAAATaccatttgatttcccttccgatgtttggttggtacaggaaatgaaagtaaaaatatatcaatgtttcaataatacccttctattttaaaatgaaaataacCTGAAATTAATTTTCAACACTACCAACTCAAGCAATCAAACCCCAAAGAAACAGTACTGACTTGATAGTCAAGTTTCTGGAGCAGTTTACTAGTCACAGTCTTGTTTACATTATAATCATCTGTTACTGCAACATATCTCTTCCTAAAGAATGAAGAGCAGTTCAAAATAGATAATAGCCTTACATTGGTCAGAAGTTCAAAATATATCATAGTCTTTAATAAAAGTTCAAAATATCTAGACCATTACTTGAGTCATCATGCTGTCCTAGAAGCAAAATAAAACTTCCCCAACTATATACATATTTGGACCTTACAAATCCCAAAGCACATGCTACAATTGAGTTTTGATTGCATATGTGCTCAACTGTTCTACTTGATTATATTTGTATGGATATAATTGGACCTTAAAAATCCCAGTGCAGATTTTACAAATGAGCTTGATTGCTCAAGTGTTCAACTTTCTAAATTACATATCAGTTCTGTCTCTATTGAGGACTCCTACAAATTCAAAACTAACATGAGCAGTATAGCACAAGAACAACCTTTGAATACCCTAGATGATCAAAATTGTAAGGGCTCGCAATCAAGCAGAACAAATTACGGGAAAATTACAACTTCACAGAACAATTGAAATAACCCAAAATTCATAATTCCAACTTACAGCATCCATCATACATGACCAAAATCAagcacaaacaaaacaaacccacaATCAAACAGAGAAAAGAATCTATTATATTCTATTTCCATCAATTGGGTATTCTAGAAAACCAATCCTCTGGAATTCCAGATAACCAATCTAGTCCTCATCAACCAAACAATTCTCATTTCGTACACAAATAGAAACACACCAAAGTAAACTAGGAGAACCCAATCATATTATTAACAAGATTAGAGAATTGGGGCCTGACCTTTGATTACTTGGGAGAGAGAAAGCTGATTGCAGAGGAAGAGTGAGCCGAGTGAAAgctgaagaagacgaagaaacaAATCATATACccaatcacaaaaaaaaaggtaatggatttatatatcatacataccCAATCAGTTCGTCTCCTCTGATAAAGAATTTTTTGGAATGCGTGAGTGTGTAGGTGATGAAAGAAGCGCGAAATAGAGAGCGCCAAATTGAGGCGCGAATGCGTGAGGGTGAAAGAGAGGCGCGAATGCGTGAGGGTTTGATGGGTAAATTTGGTAATAGCGTATTTGGGCTGGGGTATTATTGTCCAAAATACTTGCAATTAATGCTAGGAAATGAGATGGGAAACTCATTCCCATCAAGTTTGAGTGGAATGACTTTCCCCCATATTTTCCCCTCTGTCAGGAAAGTAATTCCCGAgtttgtggttaccaaacaatGGAAAGGAAAGACTTTCCTTTCCGGATGCCTCAAATCCATGAACCAAACATGGCCATAGAGTCAGTCTATATCTgcttctatgtaccactgtgggtactaccactatcttcttgtctgtctatgcccttaaatgacagcggaaatGTATGTAACGgcttattctggcttgtgatgaatatattatctCGTCCGTTGGGCCTATTCAAAAattaacatatatttaataGTTAAAAAACATATTTATAtcaagagaagttttaaatacacacccctaattacttaatacacacttcatacttaatacaccacccatttaatttctcattctaatattctactaaatacacaacccaaagtacctaaaatatcattaatctcaaaaatcatgatatatcctattatttgactatattaaggctactatttaatatgattagtatattctagtatattgaTGTTTttaaatgaccatattgattacttgtgttactTATtcagaaatccataaagatttattatcctttaaatagatgcatataaataggttttatattatttgagttctcatccaccaaacaccatattgatcaagtataaaattatgtgTTGAACTTttaaccaaaactatatcaCTAGTTTTCTCCAATGGTGGAACTAcaaagttgtcattagaggggccaaacaaattaacaattacaaagttttttcaccgtgatgttttatattagaaaataaatggaTTAATCGTATCtcttagaaaaaagaaagaaaaggaaattaactaaaaaatgggagtaaaacgatccattttaaaaacatttaatacCATTGATTTTgcaattctaaatattatggcttctaacctcatttaattacaatttatttaagaaaaaattaaattagatagtttctaactttattcttgtactAAATTAGGAGGCCATAGGAGGAATCGTAAATGGCTCTCCGCCTCCTTGCTAACCCTAGTCGTCATGGCTGGGGCCTCCATCAATGGTGTTTGTCACCATCACTAAGCAGTAGCATCTCTGCCTCTCGCCGTCTTACGGCCCTCCAACGTCAATTTTCTTTGACGAGTCTCCAACCAATTTTCTCTCTCAAAGAGGCTGTATCCTCGAGTTCCATCGTGCCTCGCCATGAAGCCATTGATGGCCTCTCAAGTTGGGAACCAACTGAGAATCTGGGTGGGATCCGGCCTCCCAGAGGGCGACTAAAGTATGGTGGCGTTCGGCGTACGATTCTCAATGTGGCGTCAGAGGCGGAGGATCGGATCATAGCCTATGCAACTGTTAGGAGACGAGGTGGCTATGGTTTGGCCCTGGTGCTGAAGGCAGCGGAGAAGGAAGAATGGTTTTGCGTGGGCTCGGGATGGAGGCTGAGAATGGTGAAGCCAGAGGGGCGATCATGGCGGCTGGTGGCGGAAAAATTGGAGGTTCGTCCAAGGCAACAGCCAATGACGCATCGAGCTGCAGGTGTGAAAGTTGTTGCGGCGATGGTGGCTGCAAACACCGGTGCAGCAGCTCCAGTTCGGATTCCCAAACTcgtttgggtgcccagatccCTTTTTGGGGTGCCCAGATCAAAATGGTTGCCCAACGTTTTAGGGTTTGGAACATTTTGGGGGCCCAATGCAGCTGTGGATGTTTATTGGACCTGGGCTTGTAAGTGGAACAAGCATATGGGTTCAGACTCCCTAAATTTTCGTCTTTGGGATCCCGGAGGTAGTCAAATTATCATAGTTATCCTCCTTGCCCTACTACTATGGGTAAGGAGAAAAATTAAGTTCTATTTTACATTGCCTATGTACTCTCTAATGTTTGAGCATAGTACTATAGGCTTGTTTAGAATAAGTGAGCATCGAATGTTTAATGAGTGgacctatttctatgtaccaccgtggtacctccacaacttcttgtctgtctacATTAATGACaccggaagggtatgtaatggccattctggcttgaggtTAGGACTAGTTCCTTTAGTTTTGATAATGCTCCAGAAAATGTTCTGGGTGCGTTACGATTTGATTGTAATCATCTCTATTGAGACtattttataaaattttcctttgattcaaaaaaaaaaaaaaaaaaattaggaggCCATgtataaaaatttgttgtgtctatctaactatttatacataaattattctatataaggaaaatatgactatttctttctttctttctaatgcatagatgtctgttttggtcattcaacctacctacaaaatctaatttgaaatataaaataatagggatgtgtattaagtgattaggggtgtgtatttaaaatttctcttataTCAAAATAAagatataatgttttgtttcactACTTTGACAACATTAATTAAATAGCATTGATGGAATTGTcatgaaattttgaataaagaggtctatttttcaaatctcatcattgtaattttttaatatttataaaaataaaataaaattttgtgTTTTTAACGGCACTCACAATAAGTCGTGCTTGAGGCGTGCTGGGCCAATGAGCCCATATTCCTAGGCCCATCCTGACccgttttctctctctttccctctctctcattctttatgTCTCAATCTCCAGTTAATTCCTCTCGAAATTAATGGGTACTGGAAACTTTGTGATATTGATGTGGCTTGTTTAGAGATGAACATCATAAGGGTAGGAGGATGTAGACCTGATTTTGTTACTTTCAATACATTGTTTAATGGGTTTTGTATGGTTAAGGTGAGGAGAGAAGTGTTTGTGTATATGGGTTTGATGTGTCGCCGAATTTGTTTGCTCTTACTTCTTTGATtgatgggtatttgtaaggttGGTAATTtgaagattgcaattagattGCTTGGATAACTTTTTACCTTACTTGATTTTCAGATTCCTGCAAGAGGAAAACCAATTGGTCCAGGACCACCACCATAACTCCCTCAACCTCGGCGAACGCACAGAGTGAGCAAACTTCTTCTTTATTGTCTTGAGTTTGTGACATCTGATGATGTGAACAGTTTCTGAAACTGTTTGGTTACGAAATCCTTGAGGAAACTATCGGGCTGAAAACTCATCCTATAATTGAATTGATTGTTTGTTGAATAATTAGCTATGATTGAATTGACTTGAATTGTTTACAGAAACGCTATGCAATaattgaaatgaattttttgtAGAATAATTAAGCTGAAGTTTAATTGTATTGTTTTCTAGAAATTAAAATTGGTTGTTAATGCTTAGTTCTTTTCGTAGCAAGATCAATTGAGTAGTGCAACATAGAATAATATTTGGGTTGTTTCAGTGAGTTTGGTTATTTTAAGAAATTCTGGGGTTGTGGGTTTTGTTTCACAAAGCTGAGATTGAAGAAGGTTTCACAAAGAAATTCTGGGTTCTGGGTTCTATTTGtcttttttatttctgtttttGAACCTATAAATGTGTAGGTTTTGCTTCTAAAAAGGTTGGTTTTGATTCTAAACGGTTTTGAACCCCAGATTATCTAATTGCTTTCTGTCTTTTGTATGAATTTGATTGATCAatcaatttctatttttgaCTTGTTGGTGAAGTGTAGATTCACTATATGCAGATGGAAAAATTGGCTAAACATTGAGTTGTAATCAATGGGCAATTGGGGCTGGCTTTGCCAATTGGTACTTGGCTGGATGGTAAGAACACATCTTTAGTAGATATGGCTTTATTGTGGTTCATGTCTGCTCTTGAAGTGTAGTTTAATGGTAGTTATCTTGGCATAATGGCCAACCCTAGTAGTTGTCATATGAATTAGGTACATCACTTAAATTATTTACAAGTACTGTGACTGTTTTCTTCATTAGTAGTATGGGATAAATCCAACAGATTGGGACTGTCAACGGCAACTATGGAAGGGTAGAACTGGAGGTGATCAAGGGTTTAGAACTTCATCTTGTTGCCAATGTAATCTTTTTGTATAAAGCTAGTTTATGATGTAACTTGAAGTCActttaaattatatttttcttttctagttagTTCTGGGTACCAATATCAATTGTGAATTCATTCTGTATTACTTTTTGAATTCTGATTAATGGAATTATAAAATTATcacaataataataatttagcatcaattttttttttttgaatatcaTCACTCTTTTCACACATACATCTGTGTGAGTTGAAggtatttttttttgagaaactggAATTCATTGAAAAATGATCAAGGATTACATGAGGACGGAACAACCATCCTTAATTCTAAAACTAGGCCCTTATATCAGCCTGGGTACATTCCAGCAGCCATAATGGCAATTGATCAGACCAAGTACAAGTGTTACGCTGCCTAATAGCATAACTTGCAAGTTCATGGGCAACTCTATTACATTCCCTTGGGATATAGCCACAAAAGATTGTACTAAAATGCCGCATCAATAGTTTGATCACTTCCACCAGGTGCCCGTCAATTGCAAGGTTCTCCTCATCTATTTGAATTGCTTGTATTATTGCCTGAGCATCCGATTCAAGTTCCAAAGCATTATACCCTTGCTCCAACGCCAATTGTAACCCACATGAGATTGCCAAAATCTCTGCATGTCTAGGAGTAGTGACACCAAAGAGAGGAATGGTTCTTGCCACCGCGATTTCCCCTCTGTTGTTTCTAATAACAACCCCGGCACCACCAACTCTGTTATTGGGTACAAATGCACCATCAGTATTCACCTTAACAAAGCCTTGTGAAGGAGGTTTCCAGCGTTTTTGTTTCTCTGTTGCTCCCCTACCCGTGGATATCATCACTGCTCTAgactcatcatgactactcttTGCCAGTTTGTACGAATAGAGCGCATCAAATCTTTTATTCTCAAAGACCCATTTATTTCTATCATGCCAAATTCTCCACATAATAAAAGCAAACAGATCAAGCTCCTCTTGTACAAGTACCCAGCTGGCATGGTCAAAGAATTCCATGACAGAATTTTCCTTCCAAGTAGAAATGATACTACTGAAAGGAGATAAGGCCCACATCATTTTTGCATGCTTACAATTAAAGAGAGCATGAATACTTGTCTCACCTTGGCATCCACAACGTGGACAAGATGCATCCACCATAATGTGACGTCTATTTAGGGTAGCTTTGCATGGGAGAATATCCTTCATAGCCCGCCACATGAAAATCTTAACTCTCTGGAACCTTTAGTTTCCACAGCCTTTGCCACATCTTTTCCATCACCTTCATATCAGATCCTTCGCCAACTGTTTCCTCTCTCAACTCCATATCTATAGCCAAATTATAGCCACTAGAAACTGTGTACTCCCCCTTTGCTGTGAAATGCCATATCCACCTATCCGATTGTTGCCTTCCCGGAAGTGGAATGGAAAGAATTGCCTCCGCATCCCCGGACACAAAGTGTTCTCGGATAAAGGCTTCATTCCATCCTCCTGCCCCCGACATCAAAAAGCTTACCGGAGTATCCAATGCCACACTTGCCGGAGTGTACGGTTTGAAACTTACGGGTCTCGGTACCCATGGGTGACTATAAATCCCCGTAGTTTCTCCATTTCCAATCCGTCGACGGATACCCCTCCATAATAACTCTCTACCCCACATAAGTGACCTCCATGTGTAAGAAGTATCCCTGCCTTTGTTTGCTATCAACAAACTTGAAGTAGGGAAATATTTTGCTTTCATCACTCTGGACACCAAGCTTCGTTCATCATGGACCAATCTCCATACTTGTTTAGCTAGTAAGGCTTGGTTAAACAAACTAATGTTTCTAAGTCccaaacctcccttcttcttcggGGCACAAACTGATTTCCAGTTCAACCAATGCAATCCCCTTGAACTTTTCGATCCACTCCACCAGAAATTGCTCATTAAAGAATCCATCTCTTGACAAAGTGTCACAGGAACTTTAAATACACTCATTGTATATGAGGGAATAGCTTGTGCCACAGATTTTAGTAGAACCAATTTTTCTGCCTTAGACATCAAATTTTCTTTCCACCCTGTAACTCTCTTACGCAACCTGTCCTTGACTTTCTTGAAAGCAGACTTCTTATTCCTCCCAACGATTGTGGGTAGTCCCAAATAACTTTCATGGAATGGCACAATAGGCATTTGCAGAAGACCACTATACTCAGACAGTTCTACTTCCCCCACTTGAGAATTGAAAGCCACTGCTGATTTCTCAAAACTGACCATTTGACCAGATGCTTTTTCATACAGAGCCAGAATTTCCTTCAATTTGTTGCAAGCGTGTGTAGAGGCTTCCAAAAATAATAGgctatcatctgcaaagaaaagGTGAGTTATAGATGGTGCAGTCTGCGCAACTCTGATCCCCCTTATCTCACCATAAAGTTCTGCTTGCTGAAGGTATTTCACACTGACTGATGcattaaaatattattttcatCTCAAACAGATTATGTAAAATTTAACTATGTATGATGGAAGACAAGTGGGACCCACACAAAATTTCACACGGACTCTAAAAATCGTGTGAGTAGAGCATTAGCGCCCCCTCTGAAGGCAACCGAAAAATAATCCGTGCTCGTAGGTAAAGTCTTTTACATACTGAAATCCGTGTGAGAAAGCCTTATCTCACACAAATTTAAATCTGTGAGTAATTAGTGTTTTGTAATTAGTGACGCCACCAAGGATCTGGTTCTATATatactgctctctctctctctctctatatatatatatatatatacagatcctattcagagcggagttccgctttgaaattacggagtgaacttcgagttttgagtcacttttaggttgcatatccacatctcgaccgttcagtttttaggtactagtgtatagatcatctctacaaattttcagccaaattgatgaccgttaaggcattgataactgctttaaagctagtacggtttaggttggacagattcggttcgtcgattggtttaagcgagttagataccttaacgatcatcaatttggctgaaaatttgcagagatgatctatacattagtacctaaaaactgaacggtcgcgatgtggatatgcgacctaaaagtgacccaaaactcgaagttcactccgtaatttcaaagcggaactccgccctggataggatctgtatatatatatatatatatataaagttttGATTGTTGGTAATGTGGCTTATTATTTTTCTGGTCAACTGTAGTTTGACCTCGATCTAGCATTCTAGTGTTACTATATATTAGCCAGCGCATTCTCACTTCACAGCTCACAGAaaacttgattttttttattttttattaaactcAATTTTTTTCACCTAACAAATCTTACTTTTTACACAATAAAATTTCAGGTCCGACCTTGTTTGTAACAATATCTAGCAttatttgttcaaacatatactGGTATACATATACTTGATTAAGAAGAGTTGCATATACTTTTCGTTCGAACTTTTCTCGCccaaattttatttatttatcagggatttatttttattttattttttccttacaAGCAATGTTAATCAACATTAACGTCAAGAGAATTCCCAATTTCACCAAGCAACCCAGTTTTAGAAAGCAGATTAGGGTGAGAAAGCACACTTTGAGAAACTGCGGTTGCATATATAGCAAAACTACATAGTGCACCACTTCATATTTAAATAGGGAGTTTAATTGGATTTTggattgaaagtttgaaaccaCTCAATATATACTTCCACAACAACTTACTGCCAGTAGCAGCCTGTGGTAAAGTAGGGTGCTCAGTTCTGGCACGAGGTTTGGTTTCGGCAATGGATTGGACATGCAAAAGCTTTTGATTTCACTGCCTGCTTCCTACGCGGTGGTTCAGGTTTCCCTTACGGGCGGGAGCAGCTTCTCCTGAATCTGGCGGATCATTGATCGAGTTCGGGCAAAACGGATCCCAGTGGTCACCATTCATACCACAACGGAGACAAGACATGTAAGCAACATGATCAGAAAATCTTGGAAGGTAGTTACCATTCTTATCCAGACATGTTGCCAAGGGAACATAACCATATCCCTCTGGTAGAGGAGGTTTCCTAGTTTTGATAGGGCATCGGGGTTTGGGATCAGGACACGTGCAACGAGGAGCATTTCGTTTTCGTGACTTTGTACATGGTGTTTGTGTTGAGATATGTTTGAAGTTGTTAGAAGTTCTCGTTAGTCAAGGTCTGTTTTTGTTAAGTCAAATAAACTCCTATGTTTCAGGAGAGTTAGAGTTAGTCGAGTTTGTTTTAATTAGACCGAGTCCTTAGTTGGTTTACCACAATCTCAGGGTTGTTGAGATGTGATTATGCTTTTTGAATTCTTTGTACGTGTAATGGCTATTTAAGCCAGTTTGTTTGTTATTCAATAAGAAGAATCATTCAGTCATTGTTGAGTCTACTCCGAGCTTCTGTGAGTTTTGATTCTTCaacatttggtatcagagctccgAAAGGGGCCTGAAACTGAAAGGAGAGAAACACTGTGAGTGTAGAaagagagtttgagagagaaagatgtCCAACGAAGGGCAGAATTTGTTGAGTATCCCAAAGTTTGGTGGAGATCATGAGTATTGGAGCTTGCTCATGGAGAATATCTTAAGGTCCAAGGAGTACTGGAACCTAATAGAGACGGGATACAGAGAACCTGTTGAAGGAGAAGCTGTGACTGCGGGTCAGAGAAAAGTTCTTGATGATCTGAAGCTAAAGGATCTGAAGGTGAGAAACTACCTGCTTCAGTCCATTGACAAGAGCATACTAAAGACCCTGCAACAGAAGGAAACATCCAAGCAGATATGGGACTATATGAAGGTCAGAT
Coding sequences within:
- the LOC133711695 gene encoding uncharacterized protein LOC133711695, translating into MMWALSPFSSIISTWKENSVMEFFDHASWVLVQEELDLFAFIMWRIWHDRNKWVFENKRFDALYSYKLAKSSHDESRAVMISTGRGATEKQKRWKPPSQGFVKVNTDGAFVPNNRVGGAGVVIRNNRGEIAVARTIPLFGVTTPRHAEILAISCGLQLALEQGYNALELESDAQAIIQAIQIDEENLAIDGHLVEVIKLLMRHFSTIFCGYIPRECNRVAHELASYAIRQRNTCTWSDQLPLWLLECTQADIRA